AGGTagaaatacattcaaaatattcacaggTACCTTAAGATTTGCAATAGACACTTTATGTAGGGCCTGAAGTAGATTTAGTGTGCGATTAGtctacaaaaatgttttgctactaCTACAAAGCACTGCCTCCGTACATTCAAACTAGGGTATTTTTCCATAGTACACTATTAAAATAACAGATGGTTGTTTTCAATTTCAGTTTTAGAAATTGCATTACTGTAGTTTGGCCATTCCTTCAACACCTGTCTGCTTTTACCATTATCATATTCACCGTCCTGCCTCAGCCCAGTGGGGACACTTTAGGGGCTTGACATAGGAGCTGTTCTCTGACATTTCCCAGCTAGTGCAGATCCAGTACCCCTATCATTCTGTACCTGTCACTGCCTTCTCAAGTCTCTTGTCCGTGACCCAAACGGCGTCCCATTCCCTATATAGAGCACCACGTCAATTTGGGACAATGGGctccatttaaaaaagaatgcacttcATAGAttatagggttccatttgggacgtaGCCTGGCTCTCTCCCCGCACCAAAGCCAACATGGTCTGAATCCCCCCGCCATCCCGCTGCCCTGTGTTAAACGACACGGCCGGTTCAGGCAGCTGGGGGTCACACCCATCACTGTGTCAGTTTGACAGATGTGAAGTGGGACGCGGGGTCCCAGATAATGCCCTGGCCTCTAGGCTCCTCCATGTGGCTCGGGGCAGATAACGTTTCCAGAAGGTAGGGTGAGAGAGTATAACCTGCGGCCTGTGAAGGAACTGTTTACTGTGTCTGACCATGGGGTTGGCTTCGGATGGCCTGGCAGATGGCCATTCTCCAGAGGCAGTGGGTCTTCCATTAAGCAGGACAGTCATTCAGGCAAAGGAGGTTGACCGTAGAGATGCTTGCTCTCAGAGAAACCGGTGGGGGTTGACCTCTGCTCATCCAGGAGGCCCCTCCTGACATCCAGGAAGCCCCTCCTGAACAGGCCCTGCAGAAGGAACTCACTTTGTGAAATGACAATCTGTCCGGGAAGTCAAAGCCTCCCCGATTCTGTCTGCACATCAGAACACTAACTCTGCTTCTGAAGtgaagtcattgttttcattaaaagagTACGAGAGGTTTTCATCAAGCTGGCCTGGACTGGAGCAGAACTGTAACGTAACCCCAACTTGGAGACTAACTCCACTGAGCTTCGAAAACTGACTGCAGGCAGACCTCACTCCTCCCTTTCACCGAAATGACTTCAGAGAGCACAGTGCTGAAATCATTATAAAGGACAGTGTGCCTCTACAAAATGGCCTGGTGTGTTGTCTTGGTGATCACAAAGTTGCTAATTAAATTCTTGCTCAGACTTTCTATCAGACATCCAAACATCAATGTTTTGTATCCTTCATAGACATCTCTCAGGTAAATGACCTCCTGGCTGTGCTGCTCTTCAGGAGCTAGTCATCTCAAGGGAAACCCATCTTCTTCCCTCTGATATGGAAAGTGAGTTTTCGCTGCGTGAgagttcttctgttctttgatGTGGATGAGGAGTACACCGAATATATTTGCTATAAATAGTTAGTTTCAAATACGTTTGTGGTCGTCAAGTCTGTTCCCAATTTCTCCAGGTTTGTTTTGTATTCATATCAAGTCTCTGTATAGAGGCACAACAGCCACTGATTAGATGTGTTCCGGTGGAGGCGTCATGCCTTACGCTTGAGTTGGCTACATTTTTTGCACTTTGTACTCACTTAGGAAAGACAGGCGAAATAAAGTGCTATTCACGCTAACCATGTTCAGTTACTACTTTCACAGTGTCTTGCAAATCTGTTCAGACCCAAGAACAAATTTGtcatattactgaattataTATGGAACATTTGATATttagtttgtttgatatttattttagaactcaaaatcaattattgtaaagtgacattggtttcatgttaggaaataattgtaataaaaatgaactgaaatatgttgcttgggGGCATTCTACACTATTTGGTAGAGCCATCATTTACTGCAATAACAACTTGAAGTCTGTCCAGTGCTTTGCACAGTGAAGGAGTGTTTTTGGCCCATTCTTTATGCCAGTTTTGCTTAaggttgttcaggttggttTGAGGATGCTTGTGGACTGCCATTTTCAAATTGTTCCTCAGCTGCTCAGTGGGATTGAGAACCAAACTTTTTCTTGAGCATCTCCGCTGTCGCTTGGGCTTTGTGCTTTGTATTTTCTTAGCAGACAGGAGCAAGTTCTCCTGCTGTATTTCATTGTATGTTACTTCATCAATTCTCCTTTCAGTTTTAACAACATGATGAAAAGCATCTCCAAGAGCATGATGCTgcctccaccatacttcactATATGGATAGTGTGTGTTGAGACATGGTCAGTGTTCTATCTTGGCCTCATCTGAGCACAAAACCATTTCCTACATCGCAGCTGGGTCACTCGTGCATTCTGGCAAACTCCAGATGAAATTTGAGAGAGTACTTTTGGAGTAATAGCTTCTTTCGTCCCACCCTCCCACACAGGCCAGTGTTGTGCAGAGCCCCTGTGCACAATGACTCTACTCCCAGCCATATTTCTTATCTTGTTGCTCAAATTTTATGCCGGAGTGAAGTTCTACGTACTCAAGGTTTTCTCTCCTGCTTTGTATCTGTCCAGATGAAGCTGTGGAACAAGTACAAGGTAACCAGTATTCCCTCGCTGGTGTTTGTGGACGCGACTACTGGGAAGGTGGTGTGTCGGAACGGACTGCTGGTGGTGAGAGATGACCCTAAAGGTAGGTACTCTATTGGACTTATGagcatgcgtgcacacacaggcagacagaccaacagacagggACAATATATACAGACATACTGAAATACATATAGCCTAGTTTAGTAGATCAAAACAAATGCCAGGTTTTCATTTTATATTGCTGAAATTCTTTTCCACATCGTTCAACAGTTGGAGAACTGGCCATATTTCTCAATGCATGTCTTCCTCTGTTATTGCATGAATATTATAGATTGCCCCTTCTTACTCACTGCAGACCTATGATTTTCATGCTTTTAAGTGGGAGATGTCCGGTTAACAAGAGCAGGCTTGCATTCCACAGAGATGAGGATGTCATCTCATGGCCAGAAAATCGTATTACACAATATTGGGAGGGAGGGACTGTGTCCGTTTGGATCTTTCTATGTCTATCTACCGTTCTATCAGTCTCTATCAGTctatctgtatatatttatgtcGGTCTCTGTCTATTTCTCTATATTTATGCCGGTCTCTATCAATCTATTTTTCTATATTGATGCCGGtctctatcagtctatttgtcTCTATTTCTGTGTCACTATCTGCCTCTGAcggtctgactgactgtctgtcttaTTTGTTTATCTGTCCGCCTAATGAATCCAAATTGTGGAGTGCGCATTAGTACAGCAGTAGTTGTGTGGTGGTGATTAAGGAAGACAGGGGGCGGGGTGCTACCACACTGAGTATGGGAGGCAAAGGGTGGGTGGGCGGGTGAAGATCCAGTGCCCTGTATTTCAGCATAATGAAAGGGCCTAGCTGTCTCGAGTGGCAGAGGAGAGAAGTTGCCTGCAGCAGCAGGATGGAGTGCACTTCTCCAATGTGAATGTGAACGCCAATAAAAGGCTGTGCGGACGTGTCACTCCTGCCTAATGAAGTCCTACAGAGGGAGGCCCATATAAAGGAACCTTTACAGGCTAGCCTACAGCTCTTTCTTTCTGATTACAACCTTTTATTTTGGTCATCCCaaatggggtgggggtggagagagagaggggcatgGAAAATGGGACAAGCATGGATTTCAATCATCATTAAAACCACATTTTGCATCTGTGGTGCATTTCCAAATGCAGATGGGATTGTGTAAAAAAAGTAGGAGACATTGTCTTTCGGTTGTGACGTGCGTATGATGATTTCTGAGCATGTAGATATTAGTGGGACATCAAATAACTGTGGGAGCTGGGAATGGGCTCTGCTTTAAAACCTATTCATTAATCACACTCTTGTGTCTCCTCATTCGTTctccccaaccccaccccccatgCCCCCTTCCCCAGGCCTGGAGTTCCCTTGGGGGCCCAAGCCCTTCGCAGAGGTGGTGGCAGGCCCTCTGCTCAGGAACAACAGGCAGACTACAGACATCAGCTCCCTGGAGGGCCACTATGTGGGAGTGTACTTCTCAGCACATTGGGTGAGTGCTGGGAGGCCAGGaggacacaccacacacacacacacacacacacacacacacaccacacacacacacacacacacacacacacacacacacacacacagacacacaggagcCAGGGTggggacaggggagggaggaaaaggcCCCTAACTTTCCTATTCAGGCTGTCAGCTGTCCTCTGATATGAACAGTGGCCCAATGAAATCAGTGATAGTCAGGAAGAGCAGGGCATGGCTTGAGGAAACGCAGCAGCTGCTAGCCTGGACAGAGTGGCTGAGGGACTTCCATTGTCTGGGACTACAGGAGTGGAAGCCGTTATTTCCACTCCCTGTGGTGTTCACCCTCTCTGGCGCTTTAATGCGGGCAATGGTCACCACACCCTCAGAGCTAGACCCAGTCTCTGTCAGTGCTGGGTCTACTGATCCATGTCCAGCTCCTGACTCTGTGTTGCTTGAAAGGGTTTGTCACGGATGATGTACTCCAGCCACCGGCCCCAGAGAGCAGTCGGTCCCCCAACTGCAAGCCATGACTTCAGTCTGGTTCACTTTCCAATCTAATGCACGTTACAGAAGGAGGAAACACTAAAGATATGGTAGGAGAATGGGTATGTTCTTAAGCCACATTCCTCTGTCTTAATAGCATAAATGTTCTATGCCGCTGAGCGACAGTTAGAAGCTTGACATTGGCAGGAATCACTTCTCACCACTGACCTGGAATGACCCGGAGCTGTGATTTGGTGGATGTGAACATGTGTTTCTATTATAGTTGGGGACAAATAAACCAGTGACTGTGAGGAAAAAGGCCATTTTTGACTTAAGGGTTAGGCTTAAGGTAAATGTTACAAATGGGATTAGGGCTAGTAGTTATGGCTGGGTTATGGAAAATAGTATTTTGAATGGAAACAATGGTTTTATAAGGGTTTTACTAGATGTTAGAGTAACAAAACTCCTTGTAACCAACCGACAGTAAGCAAATGAACAGTGCATGGCTGGTGTGAGAAGGATCTTGGATAACACTGTAGGTTTATATCAGATATTGCAGAGTTAGGCTTAGATATAGggttaatgttaatgttttggGGTTTTGAGTTAGGTAAAATAGGATTTAAAACAGGCATAGTTTTTCGGGTAGTAAAATAGATGacgtgtgtcagtgtgagtgaAGAATATTCAAGGGTAAGAGAGATGAGTTGAGGAGTGAGACTGCTCTGGTTTGTCTTCCTCCAGCACAGCTCTGCCGCCCCTGGCATTGTTGCCATCTTAATGCCAGCTCCTCtgttcctccacacacacacacactcagccagtCTGGCGCTGCCAATGGGCTACTCTACTTCCCGTCATCCTGAGTGAGAGTGGCCGGGAGGGAGcagacaaacccacacacacacacacacacacaaacatacaccagAGACTATGAAGTCATTCTGCCTGGTTGGGTTAAGAGCTCTCAAAAAACACACTCCCCACTCACAACAACAAATGCCTCCAAGCCGAGGCGGGATTGCtgtgtctgaatactttggTTCTTACATTTGTATGGGCCAGGAAATACAAGGTTTCTAGTGAAACATTATTACTGGAACACATCTGTCATCAGTACTGAAGCTAGTACAGCAGAGTCCCTTCACATTTTCAGAGAACTTTTGAAACCCTACCTTTTAAAAGGGAATCCAATATATCTGGATTAGAATGTCTGCTAAAGGCCCTAAAATGTTAAAGAAATAAGTGTTGTATACAGATTGATGAATTTGGGTCATTCGGGAACAGATGTTTTTCCTTCTTGCATGTGTTTTCCCTGCAGTGCCCTCCATGCCGCGGCCTGACCCGGGTGCTTGTGGAGTCCTATGGCACTGTAAAGGAATCGGGTCAGAAGTTTGAGATAGTGTTTGTTAGCGCTGACAGGTGAGACTCCTGCGGTAATCCCATTACACCATCCTCTCGTTTCATCCATTCATTTCCTTCACTGAACAAAGGGAGTGTAAAAGTGCTGAGTGTTGTTTTACGTTGGCCCACCTTCACAGGTCGGAGGAGTCCTTTAAGCAGTACTTCAGTGAGATGCCTTGGTTGGCAGTTCCATACTCAGATGAAGCCCGGCGATCACGACTCAACAGACTCTTTGGAATACAAGGTACAACATTGTCTAGTTGGCTGCTGTCttctatagtgtgtgtgttatataccaGTGGCTAACCTGAGATAGAGGGTTTTAAACTCAAGATGGGTGTCTGCTGTAAATAAGTGGCCTGTTAGCTGACCAGCTCTGAGGTGCTGTGCTGTGTTATGGCAGCAGGTCTGGGTAGAGAACAGTGAACACACATCCAGTGTTGTTTTTTACGGGCACCTTTACAACAATGAAgggtaaaaaaaagtaatagaAGTTAATTGAGGCAAGTTCTATTTGAATCGGCGCAAATTGGCTCAGGACTGCTCAGATGGATGTTGGACAAGGTTGACTTGTTCATCTTGTTAATTGCGTTTGTTGGTGGGGGAATGCCTTCacctccagtgtgtgtgtgtgcctttgttaTTCCATCTGGCCTTCCCAATGCTAACCTGTTTAGAAGTCTTGAATTGTTAAAGGAGAGTGAGAACAAATAGCCAACGTATTCGTAACAGCAAGTGGGCTCATGCATACTTCAGTGTTACTTGCTTGGGTGTGAGCGTAGAATGCATTTTGCTTGTCCGGTAGGTTTGAGGAGCCGGGCAGTTAATGGCTGTGCTTTCCTTTGCAGTTGGTGATACTTTGAAAGCTCTCCAACATCTGACAAGTTTCAGAGCAGGCATAGacgtttttttatgtttacacTTTGCCTGTTTTATGGTTTGCCTGAGGTCCTGACAGAGTTTTCTGTAAACGTTTGGATTTGTGTCCCAGTGTGGAAGTTGCCTGTAATCaaaggcttctggttggggaatgTATGGATAGTTACTAATATGACTCAGATAGTCCTGAAATTAAGTTTGTGTCGATTACTCCCCTTATCTCTGCCTGGAATGTAAACTCTCGTTAACATTCTAAAACCATACCTGTCTTTCGGTCTCAAACGTTTTACCTTTAGTGACAGCAGAGTCAGAACAACCATATAATGTCCCATCCAAAAGAGGGCATCCTGTGCAGGGCAATGTCCcattcactgccctggggcactGGGATTACTTCTctagaccagagggaagagtgcTTCCTACTGCTCTGCCATTACCACTTCAACCAGCAgctggtctcccatccaggaACAACCATGACAGTCTCTGCTTAGCaaaggcaagccagcagagggTTGCAGGGTACTATGATGTTGGCCTCGACTACCTCCAAAAGACTTCCTCCAAAAGAGTCTAAAAAGATTGAGAGGTTCTTGGCTATATAACTGCCTGGTTTAGTGACTATACTGCCCTAGATCACTAGAGGCTTCAAAGGGCAGAGCAAAAGACAGTCCCTAACCATGACCAATCTCCTTGCCATCCAGGACCTGGTGTCCAAAGAAGTCCCTAAACATTtgcttgtctctctctgcctcactttTGCTGCcactctctatctctcgctctcggtctttctctctctctgtctttctctacttCATGGATTTCTTGctcttttcctctgtctctctgagcaGAGGGGCGTAGTGTAGTGTGGATACAGTTAGCGTGCTGGCTCATTGCCTCTCTTGGCTGGAATGTTTGGAATGCCTGCAGGACGAGTCCGTACCGCCCCCCTCCCACACTCAAACCCTGGGcccccacccaacacacacacacacacacacacacacacactctctctcccagccaaagaacacacactgctctctgtgtctgtttttgataAGGCTGTTTAATACGGCAGAGAGATTGTAATCTAAAAGATGGCGGTAAAGAAGAGGGTTGGGcgtaaaaaaaagaatctggaGAACAGAGAGCACAGCAGGAGTCAgagcagagagatggagaggcttAGAGCAGAGGCTGGTCAGAGcctcagagagatggagaggctgGTCAGAGcctcagagagatggagaggctgGTCAGAGCCtcggagagatggagaggctgGTCAGAGCCTCAGAAAAATGGAGAGGCTGGTCAGAGcctcagagagatggagaggctgAGAACAGAGGCTGGTCAGAGcctcagagagatggagaggctgGTCAAAGcctcagagagatggagaggcttAGAGCAGAGGCTGGTCCGAGcctcagagagatggagaggctgGTCAGAGcctcagagagatggagaggctgGTCAGAGcctcagagagatggagaggctgGTTAGAGCCTCAGAGAGATGTAGAGGCTGGTCAGAGCCTGAGAGGAACTGAAGGATTCTCCATACCGCACAAGTCCACTCAGTGGGAGAGAGGAAATACAGCCCTGTGTGGTGAGAGCAACTAGCCAAGAACAGGCGGGGAAGAGTTGCAACATCTACAATTTCAgattttcctccctccctccttccctcctccccaGGTATTCCCACCCTGATTCTGCTGGATGCCGAGGGTCACATGATCACGCGACAGGGCCGTGTGGAGGTGCTGAACGACCCAGAGTGTCGGCTCTTCCCCTGGCACCCCCGGCCCGTGCTGGAGCTCAGCGAGTCCAACGCTGTGCAGCTCCACGAGGGGCCCTGCCTCGTACTGTTTGTGGGTGAGTGGAAGAGTGGATAAACATCGCAAAGTAGGTCCCCACCGCGCAGCTCCACAAGGGTCCTCCTGCTATTTCTGAGTAGACAGACAGTTGATTCAGGTAGCTGATCCAGGGCCCTGCTGTGTAGTTCAGCCATGTTCTTATGAGGTCAGTGgagcaaaaataaatgtgagaatctataataataaaaacgtCTCGCTATAAATAGCAATGCGTGCTGAGGAGCACTGTGCAAGTTATACTGGACAGGTTATAGAGACACGTGTTATTAAAGTGTATGAGCATGTAAGGGGAAGACGGGCTGAAAAGGCAGTGTGTAACTGTCTGTCAGCTGCAGTAGGAAACACTCTGCTAAGTGACTCCGGTCAAAGTGGCCAGTGTGGGCATCAGGTCAGACGTATATGACAAGACAGTGAGAACGGAATGGGCAATGAGTGAACGGCAGAGTGGACAGTGATGAGTCCAGAGGGGTCACCCTTCTGCTGTCCtcctttcatctctctgtcGGTTCTCCTCCCGTCACGTTCTCACTGGGCTTTTCTCTCTGCTGACGTCTCCGCATTCCCTTCACGCCTCTTCATTGAGCTCACTCCACACACCGTGGTGCTTCTTTGTAATGTTTTCACGATGCTACAGTCTGTTTCCACCTCTGTCGTTCAAGATgcggaggaggagggagagctgGAGCCGGCGAAGGAACTTATCCAGCCAATCGCGGAGAAGATCATGGCTAAGTACAAAGCCAAGGAGGAGGAGACGCCGCTGCTCTTCTTCGTGGCTGGCGAGGTGAGAGACACCGGACACGTCCACACCTCCATCTGACCTGGAGAAATATGTTCACGCCTGGTGATGTCTTCGCTTTTGGCCTTCTGGTTGTTTTGAATTCCTGCCTTGTGTGGTGTCCTCTCCCACTGCTGTTGTCTACATGTTTGGTTATGTGTTTGGGGTAGCTAGGCTCTGGAATGATGGTGCCATCTGCTTCAGTTATCACATATTATAATCCTCCAGTAGAGAACATGCCTCTACTCACCAACCCACATGGATATAAACAACAGTAGAGTGTGAGGGGAGAAAGCGTCTTTAATGAGAGGTTCACCACGTGGACCGCAGCCCAGTACCAGCTGTCCATCTGATGATAGGAAGAGCCAGAGGGTACCAGCAGCATGGCCCAGTACCAGCTGTCCATCTGATGATAGGAAGAGCCAGAGGGTACCAGCAGCATGGCCTAGTATCAGCTGTCCGTCTGTTGATAGGAAGAGCCAGAGGGTACCAGCAGCATGGCCCAGTACCAGCTGTCCATCTGATGATAGGAAGAGCCAGAGGGTACCAGCAGGGCCTGTTCTCCTTCTCTGGATAACAGCTGTGCACCTCTCCCTCCGCTCCCTCACAAAACATCCATCTATCTCCACATTCGGTGTTGTCCTCAGTCCTCTATGTCCCCCTCGTCTCCAGTATGCCCTGTCCTGCTGCCTGTCCTTAGTGCCTAAGGGACGATGGACTTAAATCAGAAGGgcatgttttgtgtttcttcctgCAGTTAGCAGGAGCAGCTAATGACTTGATTAGCTCTCAGGGAGGTCACTGTGGGTCCTGGTGTCCTGTGTTAGGTGAGCCAGGTTTTGTTTTCAGCCATGGGGTGTTCCCTTCTGTCCAGTATAACTCTCTGCCTGAAAGACTGAAGGACACACATGTTGCTGTCACAGACAGGTGCTTGACTTGAGTgtgacaacacattttttttgcatattgcTTAGTGAATTCGTTCACCTGGACTGCTTTAAttccaatacattttggtaacatacagtatctcacaaatgtgaatacacccctcacatttttgtaaatatttgagtaaatcttctcatgtgacaacattgaagaaattacactttgctacaatgtaaagtagcgagtggacagcttgtataacagtgtacatttgctgtcccctcaaaataactaaacacacagccattaatgtctaaatcgctggcaacaaaagtgagtacacccctaagtgataATGTCCAGATTGGGCCCAATTACCCCAATTTGGACTTGTTTGTGTTACagggtctcaggtgtgaatggggaaaAGGTGTGTTCAATTTTGGTGTCCTCgccctcacactccctcatactggtctcTGGAAGTTTAACATGgaacctcatggcaaagaactgtctgaggatcagattctttttttgttgctctacctaaagatggcctaggctataagtagattgccaagaccctgaaactgagctgcagcacggtggccaagaccatacagcggtttaacaggaccgGTTCCACTCaaaacaggcctcaccatgttgaccaaagaagttgagtgcacatcaCATTCGgtaaagacaagtgtgtcttgcctacagtcaagcatggtggtgggagtgtcatggtctggggctgcatgagtgctgccggcaatGGGGAGTTGGTGtttattgagggaaccatgaatgccaacatgtactgtgacatactgaagc
The sequence above is a segment of the Esox lucius isolate fEsoLuc1 chromosome 1, fEsoLuc1.pri, whole genome shotgun sequence genome. Coding sequences within it:
- the nxn gene encoding nucleoredoxin isoform X3, with the translated sequence MMMKLWNKYKVTSIPSLVFVDATTGKVVCRNGLLVVRDDPKGLEFPWGPKPFAEVVAGPLLRNNRQTTDISSLEGHYVGVYFSAHWCPPCRGLTRVLVESYGTVKESGQKFEIVFVSADRSEESFKQYFSEMPWLAVPYSDEARRSRLNRLFGIQGIPTLILLDAEGHMITRQGRVEVLNDPECRLFPWHPRPVLELSESNAVQLHEGPCLVLFVDAEEEGELEPAKELIQPIAEKIMAKYKAKEEETPLLFFVAGEDDMSDSLRDYTNLPEAAPLLTILDMSARAKYVKDVEEITPAVVETFVQDFLAETLKPEPI
- the nxn gene encoding nucleoredoxin isoform X2, translated to MFTKMWAVKSTMKLWNKYKVTSIPSLVFVDATTGKVVCRNGLLVVRDDPKGLEFPWGPKPFAEVVAGPLLRNNRQTTDISSLEGHYVGVYFSAHWCPPCRGLTRVLVESYGTVKESGQKFEIVFVSADRSEESFKQYFSEMPWLAVPYSDEARRSRLNRLFGIQGIPTLILLDAEGHMITRQGRVEVLNDPECRLFPWHPRPVLELSESNAVQLHEGPCLVLFVDAEEEGELEPAKELIQPIAEKIMAKYKAKEEETPLLFFVAGEDDMSDSLRDYTNLPEAAPLLTILDMSARAKYVKDVEEITPAVVETFVQDFLAETLKPEPI
- the nxn gene encoding nucleoredoxin isoform X1, whose protein sequence is MSEFLVNLLGERLVNSEKAEVDVQALGSKLSLVGLYFGCSLNGPCKQFNASLCEFYSKFKKSSEHKDKLEIVFVSSDQDQKHWQDFLQEMQWPALPFKDRHKKMKLWNKYKVTSIPSLVFVDATTGKVVCRNGLLVVRDDPKGLEFPWGPKPFAEVVAGPLLRNNRQTTDISSLEGHYVGVYFSAHWCPPCRGLTRVLVESYGTVKESGQKFEIVFVSADRSEESFKQYFSEMPWLAVPYSDEARRSRLNRLFGIQGIPTLILLDAEGHMITRQGRVEVLNDPECRLFPWHPRPVLELSESNAVQLHEGPCLVLFVDAEEEGELEPAKELIQPIAEKIMAKYKAKEEETPLLFFVAGEDDMSDSLRDYTNLPEAAPLLTILDMSARAKYVKDVEEITPAVVETFVQDFLAETLKPEPI